Part of the Impatiens glandulifera chromosome 8, dImpGla2.1, whole genome shotgun sequence genome is shown below.
ATCTTTCCTCCATCTTAATTGGACTGATTCTactttgttatatatattgtatttagggtttgcttatatatataagtagCTAGCTTATAGTGTTATTGGGCTAGCTGGATTTAATTAGGGTTTTACTTCATTCTTTTGTTTTGGGTTATCTTTATCATAGTATAATTTCAATAAGTAAATTGTGAGTGTTCAACATATAACAGCTGATTCTGCACTTAGTATATGGATAGAGATAAAGAATGATTTGGTTTTGAATTCGATTAggtatacaaatattaattaagtatcaatatttatattgattaaaCTCTAAATTCAAGACTAAATAATAGCTAAATGACTCTTATTctcaaatcataattttaattacttttatcaACACTAAACAAAATCATTTCCTAGAATGTTGAAACACTCTTGAGAAGGAAAAGTGTGGAGGAATCTGAGTGGGTGAAATGTGTGATTTGTGAAGGAAAAACCGGTGAAGTTAAGAGTTTGATGATTACGTATAACTTTTTTGATGTctaaaaaagaaagtaaaaaaaataaagaagatacTCAGAGAGATTTAAAATATTGAGGCGCAAGTTATGAGAATTTTATGTTCAAGTCTTTGCAAtggagattttttttctcaaacacAAATTCATGATGTTATGAACTCGCTATCAATACATATATGgagaagaaaataaaactacaatttttatgtttattgtgTTTCTATGTTCCACGAATGATTAGTTGACtcatccaaatattttattttcgaAAGCTCGATTCGAGTTCATTGGCAATTATCATAACATAAGTTAAGATTTAGGGTTTGTTTTTCATATGTAAGCTCCTGATCATTGCCTTTCATCTCCACTCAAGatcattatattttttggaTCAAATGGATTAAAGTTGGAAGTTGGAACTATCACACCATATTCTTAACAATGAAGTGAATCAGATTTGagaaaaatagattaaattaaaataaataaagaaaaacagtAGCGTAATAATAAGAGatgaagttaaaaaaattaagtttaacgATTTTTTCAGTTCATTCACAAATTTGGgccttttatttgaattttcaacCTGACCCGTGGGCTGTGTTCAACAGACAAAAGGCCCAACACTTAaagaccaaaaaaaaaatactatagtTTATACACAGCTATAGCCccacatttttatttatttttaaatttattcttaaCAATCATTGAAGAGCAtcacattaaaatataaataaataaaaactcaaaaaaacataaaattaaaaaaaataattcaaagaagCTCTCCAAAAAATCACATAAAATCTAAACAACTAGAAGTACCCTCAATCTAATCTAATGGCTTTAGACACAACTTTTGTTCAAAAACTCAACTCACGAAATTCTACAATTCACATCGCATTTTTCTATGTACTTCATCGATACAAGAGAAACATATATTAGCATTATGAATCATACACTTTACATATTGAAAGTTCAAACTCGAATATCCAATGAATTCAAgttatactttaaaaaaattctatatattGGCACCTCCACTAGGTCTTGGCACTTTCTTGCTTTGTTGTTTGCGTCACTAAAGGAATAATTCCACCAAGGCCTTGACACTTGCTTGCGTCGTTTAAGAACAATTCTCTAAGGTTTAATctctttttataataaactattaaatcaataatttatttatatgtaagcaataaatttaaataaaccttgaaaaaacatgttaaataataGTATTAAAGAATATAAAGTAGTTTAACATAtatccaaatataaaatttgagtCTTTTTCTATTAAGCCGAAAAACAACAACAGTTCCACCAAGAGCTACGTTTTATTTGTGGGGGACAAGTAGAGGATGAAGTTACTTGCCGCGGCGGCGGCGGTGACGACGGTAGCGACGGTGGCGGCGGCGCAATATTTACCAATTGATTATAATGTTCTTTCTTATCATAAGTAACACCTCTGTTTTTCTCCTCTCTATCCTTAATTTCCATCAAATAGATTTCCACCGCTTCATCAGAAAACGGGTTTGATTCCATGAATCCAATCTTCTCCGTAAAGCTCCTCCGAAGACGATCCACCATTGCATTAAGACTATCCCAAACAGGACACAAACATTGTCCCCTAAACTGACAATTATCCAAATGAACCTTAAATTCTCCCGACCGAAGAAATTCCACGATTTCAGGGCCGCCGCAGCGATTGAGACCCACCTCCGGTTGATGTTTTTCGAGATATTGAATGAAACAGTTCCAATCAGACCTTTTTTTTGAATCGTAGAGATCATTATTCCCTACTGTAGAAGGATGACTGGAATTTCCTTCAAACCTCGACGACGGCCGGTTGTAAGAAGCGGCGGCGAATTGTCTGAAGTGGGTTGTATTTTCCTTAGACCTCCTGGAAGctgcggcggcggcggcggcagcagCGGCGGCGACTGCTGCCGACATGGTTTTATAGAAGAGGAATAGAATAGAAGTTTCCGGCGAGGCGATGTGGGATTTTAATGGATGAGGAGGTGTGGATGTGGGTGGACTAAGTAAAGTTTAAACACCATGTTTAGGTCCATAAAAGCATAAACTCCAcgttctttattttttaatttacatgttggttatcttttttaataaattattcaataacaaattaaataggAATAATTTAATGGAAATGGATATTTCTTTTTAGGAGTTGTTGCCGTCAAAAGGGGGAAAATCTGTTATTTATATGTTGGACTATTTCTTCCTAATAATCTATATTATATGTGGATAACATTAAAATTAGAAGATATTAccaagttaattatatataagtggAGGGTAATATggacatttaaatatttagaagAGGAGGAGGACCCTAAAAAATTAACCCCACTTAtattctttgtttagaatagaATCTCAAATGGATATTAAGATTAGGTTGTAAAGTACAGAGTATTTCAATTCAAGGAcatatttaaacatatattcaGATTTGAACTCGAGTTTTTATATTCAGATTTGAACTcgagtttttttatattaaaactcgAGTTCAGTAGAAAGAAGATAGGGCGACGGAGAAGACTCAAACAAAAGATATCAGGATAATTGATAAGGGTGTGATTGATAGAAAAGCTACTCCACATTCAACATGACCTAATGTGTGGAATGTGAGTGATAGAATAGCTCCTCCACATTCTGCATGCCCTAATCTTACCGACCTTATAGAAATGGCATAAAGACAAAGGGACAAAATGAGAAGGAAAGATAAGTATCGGGATTactaaagacaaaaaaaaaatacaaaaaaaaaataacttaactaTAACAACTTCATTGCTTTCTAGTGTCTAAGTGgcttatatgtatttaattgaGCTCTCTAGCGCGAACTAACTCGACTCGTTTAGAGAACTAGCTTACaagaaataagaaatattaaatataatgattttaaattagaatcaaacaaattttaaaataaatatgtcaacGAGCACACGAGTCTAAACAAAATGCTCGTGAATTTACTAGTAGAATAACTAAGAACGCAATAACTCGGCTCGTTAAGACTAACGGACTAGGACAAACTTTTTACCGAGACAATAGTTCAGTATTCAAATCCCTAAATtcaatttctaaatttttagTGGTCTATTTGAACGCAATCACTTATAACTTTGTAAGAATAAGTTCATGTTTTCAAATCAACAAGTAATTTAGTGGCAACAAAGATTAGGTTATTAAAGATGATGAAAAACAGAGCttacataataataatgtttgaatTCACCCTTTAGAGGATCTAAACGAGAAACAATTCCACGCCCGATAACCACCACGAGGACGAGGAGGAGATGTAGAAGGAGGGGAAACATGACCCAAAACATTAAACATCCTTGGATCCTTTACATAATTAACTCGAAATTGAAACTTCTTCAACTCACTCACAAGATCCAAGTCCTTAAAAGGGTTCCACTCATCATCCCCAAATGTCTCCTTAAAAGCCACGCCAAGACGCCTTATAAGTGCCTCAATATCATCCCAATAACggatcaaacataaacattccgATGTATGAAACAATGGTTGTCCGATGAAAGAACAATCTCTTGAATGACAGTTGAATATCCCGTTATTGTCGATGTATTGGAAATATCCTAGAATGTGGGTTCGGTCACACTGGCTAGGTATGATTGTCGGATGTTGTTTGCGAAGGTATTGAATGAAATTGTTCCAATCTACCCGACTATGTACACGGGAAACTGATGATAGCAAATGGATAGGAGTAATGTAAGAGTAAGTGAAATTGTTTTCATGGCTGCTGTTGCTGCCGGAGCTTCTGTTGTAACTTGATCGGAGGGAAACGACGGCGGCAGCGGCAGATGCGGCGGCGGCGgccatgattttttttattatggtttctgttgaagatgatgatggagTTTAATATTGGCTTTTTCATACATGGATCAACCTTGTTTTTCTCCTTAAAGTTCTCATTTTGGATAACctcatattataattaactgTTTCATTAGACCAAGTCCACTCAAACCATATTTTGTGCCTATAATTGTGTccaattactattttttaatctaaGACAAGGATGGTGAACAAAGGAAAAGGCAAAATCATCAAAAGATTACAATTTGATTAGATGGGTTCATTCTTGATTTGgtttcttccttttcttcttctcataGGTAACACCTCTAGCTTTCGCTTGCATATCCCTTACTTCATGAAGATAGAGTCGGACAGCTATAGAAGCAAACGGGTTCAAATCAGGCGACCCGCCGGTTTCTTCAAAAGCGGCACGAAGACGGCCGACGATTGCGTCTAGACTACCCCAAGCTTGACGGAGAGGACATGGGCATGGCGATTGCGAGTGCTGCGATGGAAGGGATTGTCCGAAGAAAGGACAATTAACGGTATGAACTTTTGTCTTACCGAATTGGTCGAGATATTTGAGAAATTCTAGAACGTTTGCGCCGCTGCAGCGGTTGAGGATGAGCGGTGGACGGTGGTTGCGGAGATATTGAGTGAATGTGTTCCAATCGCGGCGTTTTTGAGATTCGTAGCGGTTGAGAGATGGTTGGACAAGAGATGGATGGAGGTTGTTGATTAGTAAAGAGGTTAGTGATGTGGGTACGGTGTTTGATGTTTCGATGATATTGTTGTATGAGGTATAATATTGTCTGCGATTGGAATGGGCGGCGGCCGTGGCGGCGGCGATTGCGGCGGACATGATTGTATTAGAAGATCGCGTCGGGGAAGAGATGGGTTTTTGGAGATGTGTTGAGGATAGTTTAGCTTACTTATAGAGTAAAGAGGAGGCGCGTGAAGGAGGGGAAATGGTGGCGCGTGAGAGTAGGCTATGGCAGAGAGaaaaagacaattttttttgtttttttctttaaaatcaaaGTTTATTGTTGGggaatcattttttaattaacataaataaataaacaaatctcACTTAAGTTAAGCTATCATTAAGTCCAAAAACAAATCTCAGTTAAAGTATATTGTCTACAATGcgtatgtttaaataattattatgataactAAGAGTTTAATTAAGagaatgataattaattaatattcttaatgtgttcaaaataataataaaataaagtctgaaaatttcttttttatgtaACATGCAGGGATGCAGGTCAATAGAGgctaatacaaattttaattttgtgtctcataaatgttttttaattaataattataaatttataattaatatttatatataatataagataagTAATACAAAGacataaaaaaagttatatatatataatatatatttaatattaaaaaaataaaaataaaaaaataatataatatattattatataaaaaatttaaagttttagaATAGAAGATCCTATCTCGTCCTACGCAATTGCATATGTTGTATCACCTAAAACCTGATAACATTTAAtgtaattgaaaaataaataaaaatagtttaaatagaATTGTAAATTTGTATTTGATATTGAAATCAAACATATGATTTgaaaaagaatgaaattattttatatatttttacactcataaatttatttaccgCCATTAGTCTTCACTTGAGGTCCGCCATTAAAACCACAAATTATTGTGTGGACAGTCTTGGTCCTAGTCTTAAACAACCACCTCACAATTGAGATTTTCAAATGATGTCATTAATTGTGCGTGCGTGACATTTGTTGGgttctaataataatttaattaataattcaaatatatagcTTAAATAAAATGACTCCAACTAACGACTAACAATCCAATTGAATGAattataagtaataaataattttttttttaaagtttgaatAATATGGCTAGTTATAATCTTCATTCTGATTTAAGACATTCTATGTgattagggatggcaatggggcgatTCGGGGCGCGGAATACATTTACCATCTCcgccccgttttaatttcggagatttttttaataccatatCCGCTCCGTTTTAATTTcggagattttttttaataccatctcCGCCCTGTTTTAATTTcggagatttttttaatactattcccgccccgttcggtttttttcggttttggGAAATCCCGCAGGataccgttaataatttttaaaaaaaaaaataaataaaaattatacaataaaattatataaacgatttttttaatataatatatattgtaatatattaaaattttatattattataaagaaataaccttacaactcttataaaatatagtgaataaataaatatattggtaatttaatatatttaattatgtttatggttttTGTGGCAGAATCGgagtgaaatcggggcgggggacacaaatactaTCCCTGCCCCATTCCCGTTCGATTTTAgagaaaaaccgtcccaaacgggacaattcggttcggtttttgcAGGTTGGTTTTAAATTGCCATCCTTACATGTGAGAATGAAATTCATTATCTTTGATATCTTAGAAACTACATGAACTACCTTAatatgttatttgattttttttttattattacatattaaaataatttatttttataaaattaaagtattttcaaataatttaaaaaaactaattaaggtaatttatttcaaagaattttaaaaatattactttttcatttcacaataatttgtttttaaatatccCCTCAAACACCATAATTAATAACCAAAGCACATaaatggtttttaaaatttgagaaCTCTGATAGggttagttttatttaaccttcttttttttttttatcaaagttgttgaagaatgaaaatttatattttaaataataaatagtattacaagtttgtttggatttttttttttaaattttgaaagagagaaaataacgATAGTCGATGATTTTGAGTAGGTAaggattatttttgataaaaatattaaaaaaatattgttatatataaataaaataaaaattaataatttgaaataaaaaatattttagtattttgattaatgatttgaataataaaatagatagaaaagaagtgaaatattgttttaaaaattcaaaccGAAACAAAGTGTCATAGTGTAATAGTGTAAAGGCCTAGctcatttgaattattttgggATTTTATTCAATACTCAACTATAGGCCTTGATCttatttgggttttcaaaataacccaaccAAATCAATTGTTACTTCACTCTCCCCTCTCATCCTTCAAATCAATCaagtcattaaccaaaatactaaaataccctttattttaaattataattatttattttatttatatatatcaatactttttaagtctttttaccaaaaaaatatcatcattttttcaaaattatcaccaattaTTACCCataatcatttttctctcttttccaagttatttaaataacctggacCGAACAAGCCCATAACTATATTATAGTATCTTCTATCTTTTCattaaagaaattattcaatctactaaataaaatataaaattatcctttatttacatattttattatttattaaaattaaaatatttaagaaatatatacataaaaaaaagcattttatttttcaaaacatatcaaactgtatttttattcaattttaaccccaaaataattaaagatcaCAAGAGCTCTAAGattaaaatgagaaattgtTGAATTCTGTAAAATTCTTTAGAAAATCAACGGTctgtttttttaattgtttattagctgcagtttattttgttaattcttGTGATAAAAAATgctaaataagaaaataaaaaataataattcaattgttaactaaaaatatatatttattatggtAGAAAATGAAAAGAATGGTAACAGCTATCCTTGATGTGACCAGGGCATAATAGAACGACGTGACGTGTCAACAACCTATCTGCCAAATAATTgttttcatataatattatttttaattctaacAACATTTtccctattattttttttaaataatattcaaCTTATTTAACCTTTTTTACAAGTTTATGCTCATATACTTTTATTGCGTTTCATATGATTAGAGGTAATTATTCAAATTGATTGGAACCATGAAATTGTTATACAGatttaatttagttaataaaaatttttcagaaggttttaatttatttaataaaataaagatttatggacaaataataaaaataaataatgtatgaATGGAAAATGAGGTACGTGGCAAAAAGAATGCGGGAGAGAGTGATAGAGTACGGTGGGGGCCCAGCGTAGACTCCCATAGGGTCTCAGTAGTCTGTCGTCTTGTCACTATTTCTCACCTGTTACCTCTTTTCCTGCCTCAAGTTTCAATGATTCCACTTTATTATGATTTTTCCAACTTTTTTAcatatacaattaaaataaaaaaaattaattaattattttttaaaaatcactcacttatttcattaactaaaatattaaaataacatttattttaaattattatttattattttatttatatattttaataccttttaaactttcttttatcaaaaataattattactctctcaaaattattaataaacattattttttttctctatgtaagtttaaaaaaaaaatcatctatatttcaatttaatataaataaagtaaaaacattttaatactgtaattaatcaaataagtaatttataaacaagcataagaaatctaaataaaatttgataaaaacatttttattttaagataatttacTATGTAATTGAGATTAAGAGCTCTTTcgatctttatttttttttgtgttttttcttataaaaacccaatttgattaaatttagaaaaaatcaattttgtaTTGTTAgatgacaaaaatatttttaatattttttctttctattttaaaaaataattaaataaagaataatttaaatattttaatagatacaAAGAATGATTAAATGGATAAAATGATGTGTTgaatttttggataaaataaaaaagctaATAACCAAAATAAGGCCTAAGACTTAATTGAGATTTTATGCTCATAGGCAATTTCAAAACGACAACCAAACCAAATTACTATGTTAGGAACGATTTTTCTCATGTTTAACCGGAGTTGAccgggatggtatttgtgttccCCGTCTCGAACCAGCTTAATTTTAACGTGAACActcaaaacataattaaatatatataatcactagcatatttatttattcattatattttataaaagtttaagtttatttatttataataatataaaattttaatatattacaatatattatattaaaaattcgtttatataaaaaaatatttatttttgagaatatgATACAAACGGTGACATGCGAAAAATCTCCAAAATCGAATGTGATAGGGATTGTAGTAAAAAAATCTCCGAAGTAAAAACGgaacaaaaatgataaatacattCTTAACCCTAAACCGCCTCATTGCCATTATCTACGCACAATCACTCTcccctataattttttttaactcccaaataaataaataaaatagtcaaAAGGTTTATAAAGctgtattatatttattttttataatagagtatattaattaataaaaatgtaaattagATTTTGTGGTTATGGTATATTTGTGAGGAAATAGGAGGTGTTAAGTAACATCTGATTGATAAGTGCCTGAAAACACAGGGAGGATGCCTGActtatgataatataattaattaggtcACATCTTCTCAACCTGTCAATGTATTCATGGGGTCATATGTTTTTTCTCATAtatctttctattttttaaatatatatatatatatttaaatatttttatttaaattcaaattaaattatttaggtaacacaatttcaaaaataatatcttaCTCCATTCTCATATattaagaccatctccaacccataaacccattctcaaacccaaaatgcagtaaacatcccatcaaacagtaattcatctctaACCCAAAAacccattctcaaacccaaaagaatattcttagaatatttcTTTCTCccactaactttttaacctaattaatattatctatatatttatcaactttacatatttaaccccaatcttt
Proteins encoded:
- the LOC124911134 gene encoding protein LIGHT-DEPENDENT SHORT HYPOCOTYLS 2-like, encoding MAAAAASAAAAVVSLRSSYNRSSGSNSSHENNFTYSYITPIHLLSSVSRVHSRVDWNNFIQYLRKQHPTIIPSQCDRTHILGYFQYIDNNGIFNCHSRDCSFIGQPLFHTSECLCLIRYWDDIEALIRRLGVAFKETFGDDEWNPFKDLDLVSELKKFQFRVNYVKDPRMFNVLGHVSPPSTSPPRPRGGYRAWNCFSFRSSKG
- the LOC124913430 gene encoding protein LIGHT-DEPENDENT SHORT HYPOCOTYLS 4-like; its protein translation is MSAAVAAAAAAAAAAASRRSKENTTHFRQFAAASYNRPSSRFEGNSSHPSTVGNNDLYDSKKRSDWNCFIQYLEKHQPEVGLNRCGGPEIVEFLRSGEFKVHLDNCQFRGQCLCPVWDSLNAMVDRLRRSFTEKIGFMESNPFSDEAVEIYLMEIKDREEKNRGVTYDKKEHYNQLVNIAPPPPSLPSSPPPPRQVTSSSTCPPQIKRSSWWNCCCFSA
- the LOC124911135 gene encoding protein G1-like6 codes for the protein MSAAIAAATAAAHSNRRQYYTSYNNIIETSNTVPTSLTSLLINNLHPSLVQPSLNRYESQKRRDWNTFTQYLRNHRPPLILNRCSGANVLEFLKYLDQFGKTKVHTVNCPFFGQSLPSQHSQSPCPCPLRQAWGSLDAIVGRLRAAFEETGGSPDLNPFASIAVRLYLHEVRDMQAKARGVTYEKKKRKKPNQE